In a single window of the Ancylobacter polymorphus genome:
- a CDS encoding N-6 DNA methylase produces MDDASLTRKVESLCRALGYVGSATYFASAESFDRLENVHVVMTAFGAIGVHSVFGISDGAIPGSFKPVVYVGQARDDVAADELHRRVWTQGVVPLLIVVTPGGVEVRNGFGPPSDGSVLTRHEDVDDALHASLEDVSARSLTTSIFWKDRKVSRSDTIDSRLVAAIDQLNRYACTTYPQLDTRHGRALVNALVGKLIYLFVLIDRGLIDEQWLRDVILASGCKGVRFADAASHRGVRSNYPEFSPDEVWAALDAIDGAINGCVFPIAETERPRIPSELIQFIHRVVRWGEEVAGRQLSFLDVSFQVLRTETISAIYERFLRLEDGDAQRAEGAFYTPPYLADFVVARADAQRPMEATSRVVDAAAGSGVFLVSAYRRIMERCAPPGGWGPTHANAARHLLRDCIFGIEKNAQAANVCRFSLYMTMLDYIAGVAIKDFSGIDEGEKLLPPLTDNIVVTSAFSHPFEGTTFTHVLGNPPWLRLKRQGARRNTQAPNQSVPVNDDALTAFLAELKAETPVMHGRLSDAFVWLAVERLCEEDAVIGLILPTTSLVGRQSERFATALASKVSVRSVANLSYLRYRLFSGARAAATVVVARHQAPQPSDFVSVYRPRLSSLPLGEVGDVWALFVSQTDLQTVQVRDLQGDSNGWFGPLILGTVDRRTRDALRNFTRRRKLTFAEFLMRSGLRIQRGGNEEDTGFRFPVRTDRQGRELPVNLVALPKVLEQEIVVGYRALFSGNILLVPRAFKGLRVLEAPHAFNSTFYGIFFADNGRDASHFEYIQRSRQIDALWSLKAFLESGVVQYFAALYGATVLLDGARFEKGDLLSLPCPFEDASEPAFLDLHGSSDKDGSILDALGAGSDLRCAVKEFLSFSEGYADAQLPSDAFVEADETQIRVYLDRFTRDLAAAFTERFTPSVTIEGRGDGVVRLRVAFGQDAEQEGAAPPNRDGKFVASSVVSFDAKSRVAHLSKSSALFAWMADQAVDDAGEVIRQVVSGCP; encoded by the coding sequence ATGGACGACGCGTCCCTCACGCGCAAGGTCGAGTCGCTGTGCCGCGCGCTAGGCTACGTAGGCAGCGCGACGTATTTTGCCAGCGCAGAGTCCTTTGATCGGCTCGAGAATGTACACGTCGTCATGACAGCGTTTGGGGCGATCGGCGTCCATTCCGTGTTCGGCATTTCCGATGGCGCGATTCCCGGATCTTTCAAGCCGGTCGTATATGTGGGCCAGGCGCGCGACGACGTGGCCGCGGACGAACTACACCGTCGCGTGTGGACCCAGGGCGTCGTGCCGCTGCTCATCGTCGTCACCCCTGGTGGAGTGGAAGTGAGGAACGGGTTCGGCCCACCATCCGACGGGTCTGTCCTGACGCGCCACGAGGACGTCGACGACGCCTTACACGCATCGTTGGAGGACGTTTCGGCGCGCTCCCTGACAACTTCCATTTTTTGGAAGGACCGCAAAGTCTCGCGCTCTGACACAATCGACAGCCGGCTCGTAGCCGCGATCGACCAACTGAACCGATACGCCTGCACGACGTATCCCCAACTCGATACGCGCCACGGCCGCGCGCTCGTGAACGCATTAGTCGGCAAGCTGATCTACCTATTTGTGCTGATCGACAGGGGATTGATCGACGAGCAGTGGCTGCGCGATGTCATCCTGGCCTCTGGATGCAAGGGCGTGCGATTCGCCGACGCGGCTTCCCATCGTGGTGTGCGGTCCAATTATCCGGAGTTCTCGCCCGACGAGGTCTGGGCAGCGCTGGACGCCATCGACGGAGCGATCAATGGCTGCGTGTTCCCGATCGCCGAGACCGAGCGTCCCCGAATTCCGTCTGAGCTGATCCAGTTCATCCATCGGGTCGTGCGGTGGGGCGAGGAGGTCGCGGGAAGGCAGCTAAGCTTCCTCGACGTCTCGTTCCAGGTGCTTCGCACCGAAACGATCTCGGCAATCTACGAGCGGTTCCTTCGCTTAGAGGACGGCGACGCGCAGCGCGCCGAAGGCGCCTTCTACACGCCGCCTTACTTGGCCGATTTCGTCGTTGCGCGCGCCGATGCCCAACGCCCGATGGAGGCGACCTCGCGGGTGGTTGACGCCGCGGCTGGGTCCGGCGTGTTCCTCGTCTCCGCCTACCGCCGCATCATGGAGCGATGCGCTCCGCCCGGCGGTTGGGGGCCCACCCACGCGAACGCCGCTCGCCACCTGTTAAGGGATTGCATTTTCGGCATCGAGAAGAACGCCCAGGCCGCCAATGTCTGCCGCTTCAGCCTCTATATGACGATGCTGGACTATATTGCCGGAGTGGCGATCAAGGATTTCTCCGGAATTGATGAGGGCGAGAAGCTCTTGCCTCCCCTCACCGACAACATCGTCGTCACCAGTGCCTTCTCGCATCCCTTCGAGGGCACAACGTTCACCCATGTCCTCGGCAATCCCCCTTGGCTTCGGCTGAAGCGTCAGGGTGCGAGACGCAACACCCAGGCGCCGAACCAGAGCGTTCCGGTGAACGATGACGCGTTGACCGCATTTCTCGCCGAGCTGAAGGCTGAGACGCCCGTTATGCACGGGCGCCTCTCGGACGCGTTCGTCTGGCTCGCCGTAGAGCGCCTGTGCGAGGAAGACGCCGTCATCGGGCTTATCCTGCCGACAACCTCCTTAGTGGGTCGCCAATCGGAACGCTTCGCCACGGCACTAGCCTCCAAAGTCTCCGTCCGTTCCGTGGCCAATCTCTCCTATCTGCGATACCGGCTCTTCAGCGGCGCCCGCGCGGCGGCGACGGTCGTGGTGGCGCGCCATCAAGCGCCCCAACCGTCCGACTTTGTTTCCGTATACAGACCTCGGCTGTCCTCGTTACCGCTAGGCGAGGTCGGAGACGTCTGGGCGCTTTTTGTGTCGCAGACCGACCTGCAGACCGTCCAGGTTAGGGACCTACAGGGCGACTCCAATGGCTGGTTCGGCCCGCTCATTCTCGGAACGGTGGACCGGCGGACCCGCGACGCACTTCGGAACTTCACGAGGCGGCGCAAATTGACATTCGCGGAATTCCTGATGCGCTCGGGCTTGCGCATCCAGCGCGGTGGCAACGAGGAGGATACGGGTTTCCGCTTCCCGGTGCGGACCGACAGGCAGGGGCGCGAATTACCCGTCAATCTCGTCGCCCTGCCTAAGGTTCTCGAACAGGAGATCGTTGTCGGCTATCGGGCGCTTTTCTCTGGCAACATCCTTTTGGTGCCGCGGGCCTTCAAGGGGCTACGCGTGCTCGAAGCGCCGCATGCCTTCAATTCCACTTTCTACGGGATATTTTTCGCGGATAATGGGCGCGATGCGTCGCACTTCGAATATATTCAGCGGTCTCGACAGATCGACGCGCTTTGGTCCCTGAAGGCGTTCCTCGAATCTGGCGTCGTGCAATATTTTGCGGCCCTCTACGGCGCGACGGTATTGCTCGACGGCGCACGTTTTGAGAAGGGTGATCTGCTCTCGCTTCCTTGCCCATTCGAAGACGCTTCCGAGCCGGCCTTCCTAGACCTGCATGGTTCCTCAGACAAGGATGGCTCGATCCTAGATGCGCTAGGTGCTGGCTCGGATCTGCGATGCGCGGTAAAAGAGTTCCTCTCTTTCTCGGAAGGGTATGCCGACGCGCAACTTCCTTCCGACGCGTTCGTGGAAGCGGATGAAACTCAAATCCGCGTGTATCTGGATCGCTTCACCCGCGACCTCGCAGCTGCGTTTACGGAGCGGTTCACGCCATCGGTGACGATCGAAGGGCGCGGCGACGGCGTCGTCAGGCTCCGCGTCGCGTTCGGGCAGGACGCGGAGCAAGAGGGAGCCGCCCCGCCGAACCGTGATGGCAAGTTCGTGGCTTCGAGCGTCGTCTCGTTCGACGCAAAGAGCCGGGTGGCGCACCTAAGTAAATCTTCGGCGTTGTTCGCCTGGATGGCCGATCAGGCCGTGGACGACGCTGGCGAAGTTATCAGGCAGGTCGTTTCGGGATGTCCATGA